One region of Mucilaginibacter gotjawali genomic DNA includes:
- a CDS encoding PAS domain S-box protein: MIPYSDPDQNIDTGNDTNKSVKSYMRFRKLIENSYEGISLLDEDLNIIYRSPAAARIGGWENDTREKVPVFETVHPEEKEYFTALLAKVLLSDSVPISSKHRTKHIQGHYIWINIVFTNYLNDPDIRAIVVNWRDITKEKEAEDKLLASQKRFKALLENSIEGIILFDADRKPVYISPAFKNIMGYDETESYQLNTNKTVHPDDVEYVMAKFKDSLNAPGLPIKDIIYRILHKDGHWIYVNVTVTNFLNDPDINGIVYNYTDVSEGKKLQNEQIIVLKKLKERNQFIEKILQNLPVGIVVNRMDKQEVTFINQRFGEIFDYDVSNVEDYSGVFKNLYPDDNYRKEAGAKIFAALESGDPSQMEFKNIEIVTAKKNKKIIDFKMIPLYEQHLFITTIVDVTTQAMQEAELLRTKANQDAIINGTNDLVWSVDSDFKIIIANNRYREFVKANLGIDLKEGDDALMEGYGGEITQRWRVVCQRALKGERISFTDQMFDKRVNKLQYGLVSVNPMYNESGILFGVSCNIKNVTDETINLIDLQRTKDNLQKILESSLDMICTVSSDGYFLSVSPASKQILGYTPEEMIGKPVLGFIAHEDRAMTEKRIILLKEGKDLVNFENHYVRKDGSVVNLAWTSKWDPIEKIRFGSARDVTEKKKIEDELIESEKKYKSLFENNPLPLFFWDVDSRQILECNNAAIEKYGYTREEFYHLKTSDLRAKGDAPANGLQDNAMSAGALKFKRLRNHQTKNGTVIYAEITGQVLDYGGQKAVLSMINDVTETYYYNELDKLEKTVLEMNARSGRSLTNLLTIYLKGIEQLHPGLYCSILEKRGNQLFNKVSPGLPEEYTDFVNGIEVGEHMGVCGRAAFLKQIVVAPDLSAEQFSARYKAITKKHGLKACWSCPVLNSEGEVAATFACYYKQIKYPSELEQKTIQRAVNILQIILESYQHEQALKISNERYELATEATSDVIWDWDLETGGVIFSGNLDKLFGHKKINDANDLIQLGAHVHPDDRERVVIDLKRVKYGNITNWEEEYRFRRANGEYAYVLEKAVVMRDANGVGKRMVGAIQDITRQKLEERQLKLLESVVTNTTDSVIITEAEPVDLNGPRILYVNEAFTKMTGFTAAEVIGRQTSLLHGAKTNKQQLMRMEQTLKFREICEFTVINYKKNGEKFWINFSVIPVYDETGKLTHRVEIGRDISEKKNAELQDGLLAEIRHIFIHNQGLKDSMLKTLEMLVFYGNISLAEVWLIDEYKNKIFLEAQFFQNKKYKDFAQQTVKISGLARGEGLPGITWDTQTLQSWHHKKISTNVRRYKETADVGFKRVYSLPLFYNEKVIGTLALLMDKDELPAFGLTANFENFSKGFGAEIKRKQLEDELNQIFQFTPDVLCIANTDGYFLKVNPAMCAMLEYTEHDLLSWPLMETVHPLDREKVQTGICEVVETRVSSFVECRHVTRTGKLKWLAWTASQADEKGIIFCSAKDITGKKEVEELLEKANNLARIGAWEVDLINNIIHWSDITREIHETDALFEPDLESAALFYVEGYDRRKINEIMKAAVIQGKSADEELKITTAKGKRKWVRVIIEAEFSGGVCTRLYGSFQDIDDRKKAEIAAKLALEERNTILESIGDAFFAVNKNWMVTYWNNTAEKVLGKSKKETLNMDLWEVFADSIDSISYKMYHEAIETNRPVHFEDYYSPLLKWYEISAYPSIAGLSVYFKDITERKLAEQSILELNENLKTQARELSVSNAELEQFAYVASHDLQEPLRMVTSFLTQLEKKYGDVIDDKGKRYINFAVDGAKRMRQIILDLLEFSRVGNTEDDLEEIDLDKFITDMKILFKRQIQEEKATIVFNNLPAIEFFKTPLRQVLQNLIGNSLKYHKKDVSPIIHISCEEFPTLWKFSVKDNGIGISQDYFEKIFIIFQRLHNREEYSGTGMGLAIAKKIVESAGGKIWLTSVLDQGSTFNFTILKRSKI; this comes from the coding sequence ATGATACCTTATTCTGACCCTGATCAAAATATTGATACCGGGAACGATACCAACAAAAGCGTTAAATCATACATGCGCTTTAGAAAGTTAATTGAAAACAGCTACGAGGGCATTTCTCTTTTGGATGAGGATCTTAATATTATTTACCGGAGCCCTGCGGCCGCCCGCATTGGCGGATGGGAAAATGATACCCGGGAGAAAGTACCTGTTTTTGAAACTGTACACCCCGAAGAAAAGGAGTACTTTACCGCACTGCTGGCTAAAGTATTGTTAAGTGACAGTGTCCCCATCTCCTCTAAACATCGCACCAAACATATTCAGGGGCATTATATCTGGATAAACATTGTGTTTACAAATTATCTTAATGATCCTGATATAAGGGCTATTGTGGTAAACTGGCGGGATATTACAAAGGAAAAGGAGGCCGAAGACAAACTGCTGGCAAGCCAAAAACGGTTTAAAGCATTGCTTGAAAATAGTATAGAGGGAATTATTTTATTTGATGCCGACCGTAAACCCGTTTACATATCACCTGCCTTTAAAAATATAATGGGCTATGACGAAACTGAGTCGTACCAGTTAAATACCAATAAAACGGTACACCCGGATGACGTTGAATATGTAATGGCGAAATTTAAAGATAGTTTAAATGCCCCGGGATTACCCATTAAGGATATTATTTACCGGATACTTCACAAAGACGGGCACTGGATTTACGTAAATGTTACCGTCACTAATTTTTTAAATGATCCCGATATCAATGGTATTGTTTATAATTATACCGATGTCTCTGAAGGGAAAAAGCTTCAAAATGAACAAATAATAGTATTGAAGAAGCTGAAGGAAAGAAACCAGTTTATTGAAAAAATCCTCCAAAATCTACCGGTGGGTATAGTGGTAAACAGGATGGACAAGCAAGAAGTTACCTTTATAAACCAAAGATTCGGCGAAATTTTCGATTACGATGTCAGCAATGTTGAAGATTATTCGGGTGTATTTAAAAACCTTTACCCTGATGATAACTATCGTAAAGAGGCCGGCGCCAAAATATTTGCTGCTTTGGAAAGTGGCGACCCGTCACAAATGGAGTTTAAGAATATTGAGATCGTAACGGCAAAAAAAAATAAAAAGATCATTGATTTTAAAATGATTCCCCTTTACGAGCAGCATCTGTTCATCACCACGATAGTTGATGTAACCACCCAGGCTATGCAGGAAGCGGAGTTGTTAAGAACAAAAGCTAACCAGGACGCCATAATCAATGGTACGAATGATTTGGTTTGGTCGGTCGACAGTGACTTTAAAATAATTATCGCAAATAACCGATACCGGGAATTTGTTAAAGCCAACCTGGGTATCGATTTGAAAGAAGGCGATGATGCGTTGATGGAGGGCTATGGCGGCGAAATTACGCAACGCTGGAGGGTAGTTTGCCAACGGGCGTTAAAAGGTGAACGGATTTCGTTTACCGATCAGATGTTTGATAAAAGAGTAAACAAACTGCAATATGGTTTAGTATCTGTAAACCCCATGTATAATGAGAGCGGAATTTTATTCGGTGTTTCCTGCAATATTAAAAACGTCACTGATGAAACTATAAACCTTATTGATTTACAGCGTACAAAAGACAATCTTCAAAAGATTTTGGAGTCTTCGTTGGATATGATCTGTACCGTTAGCAGCGATGGCTATTTCCTTAGTGTAAGCCCCGCTTCAAAACAAATCCTTGGTTATACGCCGGAGGAAATGATTGGTAAGCCGGTGTTGGGGTTTATTGCGCATGAAGACCGTGCGATGACCGAAAAAAGGATAATCCTGCTTAAAGAAGGTAAAGACCTGGTAAATTTTGAAAATCATTACGTCCGCAAAGATGGTTCGGTTGTCAACCTTGCCTGGACATCCAAATGGGACCCTATTGAGAAAATAAGATTTGGTTCGGCGAGGGATGTTACTGAGAAGAAAAAAATTGAAGATGAACTGATAGAGTCTGAGAAAAAATACAAGTCGCTGTTTGAAAACAATCCGTTGCCTTTGTTTTTCTGGGACGTAGACTCCCGACAGATACTTGAGTGTAATAATGCCGCCATAGAAAAATACGGATACACGCGAGAGGAATTTTATCATTTAAAAACAAGTGACCTTAGGGCAAAAGGAGATGCACCGGCCAACGGTTTGCAAGACAATGCTATGTCTGCAGGAGCGCTTAAATTTAAAAGGCTGCGGAACCATCAAACAAAAAATGGCACAGTAATTTATGCTGAGATTACTGGGCAGGTTTTGGATTACGGTGGCCAGAAAGCAGTACTGTCAATGATCAATGACGTTACAGAAACCTATTATTATAACGAACTTGATAAGCTGGAAAAAACTGTGCTTGAAATGAATGCAAGGAGCGGCAGGAGTTTAACCAATTTGCTTACCATTTATTTAAAGGGGATTGAACAATTACATCCCGGGTTATATTGCTCTATCCTGGAAAAACGGGGCAATCAACTTTTTAACAAGGTTTCGCCGGGTTTACCTGAAGAATATACGGATTTTGTGAACGGAATTGAGGTTGGGGAGCATATGGGTGTTTGCGGCAGGGCTGCATTTTTAAAACAAATAGTTGTGGCGCCCGATTTAAGTGCGGAACAGTTTTCGGCACGTTATAAAGCAATTACTAAAAAACACGGATTAAAAGCGTGCTGGTCATGCCCCGTTTTAAATAGCGAAGGAGAAGTGGCAGCCACGTTCGCGTGTTATTATAAACAAATAAAATATCCTTCGGAGTTAGAACAAAAAACTATTCAACGGGCGGTAAATATTTTACAGATTATTTTAGAAAGTTACCAGCACGAACAGGCGCTTAAAATTAGTAATGAAAGATATGAACTGGCAACCGAGGCTACTTCGGACGTGATATGGGATTGGGACCTGGAGACCGGCGGCGTTATTTTTTCAGGTAACCTGGATAAATTATTCGGACATAAAAAAATAAATGACGCCAATGATCTCATTCAATTGGGCGCACATGTTCACCCGGACGACAGGGAAAGGGTGGTGATTGATTTGAAGCGGGTGAAATATGGAAACATAACGAACTGGGAAGAGGAGTATCGTTTCAGGCGTGCGAACGGCGAATATGCCTACGTGCTCGAAAAAGCCGTGGTAATGAGAGACGCAAATGGCGTAGGCAAACGGATGGTTGGCGCTATACAGGATATTACTAGGCAAAAGTTGGAAGAACGCCAGTTAAAATTATTGGAGTCTGTAGTTACCAATACAACAGATTCCGTGATAATTACTGAAGCTGAACCGGTTGATTTAAATGGCCCGCGCATTTTATATGTAAATGAGGCTTTTACAAAAATGACCGGTTTTACAGCAGCCGAAGTTATTGGTAGGCAAACATCTTTGCTGCACGGGGCCAAAACCAATAAGCAGCAATTGATGCGGATGGAGCAAACCTTAAAATTCCGCGAAATTTGCGAGTTTACAGTCATTAACTATAAAAAGAACGGTGAAAAGTTTTGGATAAATTTTTCCGTCATTCCGGTATACGATGAAACCGGCAAATTAACGCATCGCGTTGAAATTGGCCGCGATATCAGCGAAAAGAAAAATGCGGAATTACAGGACGGTTTGCTGGCAGAGATCAGGCACATTTTTATTCATAACCAGGGCTTGAAAGACTCCATGCTAAAAACCCTTGAAATGCTTGTTTTTTATGGCAATATAAGCCTGGCGGAAGTTTGGCTGATAGACGAGTATAAAAACAAAATATTTTTAGAGGCGCAGTTTTTTCAAAATAAAAAATATAAAGATTTCGCTCAGCAAACCGTTAAAATTTCAGGACTTGCCCGGGGCGAGGGGTTACCTGGTATAACCTGGGATACCCAAACTTTGCAATCCTGGCATCATAAAAAAATAAGCACAAATGTAAGGCGATACAAAGAAACCGCTGATGTCGGTTTTAAACGAGTTTATTCATTGCCATTATTCTACAACGAAAAGGTAATAGGCACGCTTGCGCTATTAATGGACAAGGATGAATTGCCGGCATTTGGCCTCACCGCCAATTTTGAAAACTTCAGTAAGGGTTTCGGTGCAGAAATAAAAAGAAAACAGCTGGAAGATGAGTTAAATCAAATTTTTCAATTTACGCCCGATGTGCTATGCATTGCCAATACCGACGGCTATTTCCTTAAGGTAAACCCTGCAATGTGCGCCATGCTTGAATATACCGAACATGATTTGCTAAGCTGGCCTTTAATGGAAACCGTGCATCCCCTTGATAGAGAAAAAGTGCAAACCGGCATTTGTGAAGTGGTTGAAACCAGAGTCTCCAGTTTTGTTGAGTGCAGGCATGTAACCCGGACGGGGAAATTAAAATGGCTGGCATGGACAGCCTCGCAGGCCGATGAAAAGGGAATTATCTTTTGTTCAGCAAAAGACATTACCGGAAAGAAGGAAGTTGAAGAACTGCTTGAAAAGGCGAATAATCTGGCCAGGATAGGGGCATGGGAAGTTGATCTGATAAATAATATCATTCACTGGTCTGATATTACTAGGGAAATTCACGAAACTGATGCGCTGTTTGAACCGGACCTGGAGTCAGCTGCATTGTTTTATGTTGAAGGATATGACAGGCGAAAAATTAATGAAATAATGAAGGCTGCTGTTATACAAGGTAAATCAGCAGATGAGGAATTGAAAATTACTACCGCCAAAGGAAAACGTAAATGGGTACGCGTAATTATTGAAGCAGAGTTTTCCGGCGGGGTTTGTACGAGGCTTTATGGAAGTTTTCAGGACATAGACGACAGAAAGAAAGCTGAAATAGCAGCGAAATTAGCCCTGGAAGAAAGAAACACTATCCTTGAAAGTATAGGGGACGCTTTTTTTGCAGTTAATAAAAACTGGATGGTAACTTACTGGAATAATACCGCTGAAAAAGTTTTGGGGAAATCAAAAAAGGAAACGTTAAATATGGACCTGTGGGAGGTTTTCGCCGATTCAATCGATTCAATATCCTATAAAATGTATCATGAGGCCATTGAAACAAACAGACCTGTACATTTTGAAGATTATTACTCCCCTTTATTAAAATGGTATGAGATTAGTGCCTATCCATCCATCGCCGGTTTATCGGTTTATTTTAAAGATATTACTGAAAGGAAACTGGCTGAACAGTCTATTTTGGAGCTGAATGAAAATCTTAAAACGCAGGCCAGGGAACTTTCTGTTTCAAATGCCGAACTTGAACAGTTTGCTTATGTTGCTTCGCATGATCTGCAGGAACCGCTAAGGATGGTAACGAGTTTTTTAACTCAATTGGAAAAAAAATACGGAGATGTAATAGACGATAAGGGCAAACGATATATCAATTTCGCGGTTGACGGCGCCAAAAGGATGCGCCAGATCATTCTTGATTTGCTTGAGTTTTCGAGGGTTGGCAATACGGAAGATGACCTTGAAGAAATTGACCTGGATAAGTTTATTACAGACATGAAAATTTTGTTTAAGCGACAGATACAGGAAGAAAAGGCAACGATTGTTTTCAATAATCTTCCGGCTATTGAATTCTTTAAGACCCCGCTACGGCAGGTTTTGCAAAATCTAATAGGAAACAGCCTAAAATACCACAAAAAAGATGTGTCCCCTATTATTCATATCTCCTGCGAGGAATTCCCTACGCTTTGGAAATTCTCGGTAAAAGACAATGGAATTGGCATAAGCCAGGACTATTTTGAAAAAATATTTATCATCTTTCAGCGGTTACATAATAGAGAAGAGTATTCAGGTACCGGCATGGGGCTGGCAATTGCAAAAAAAATAGTGGAAAGCGCTGGAGGGAAAATTTGGCTTACTTCAGTTTTAGACCAGGGCTCAACGTTTAATTTTACCATTTTAAAACGAAGTAAAATATGA
- a CDS encoding response regulator translates to MKPIKILLVEDNEGDIVLTCDALEDCRIVNEVTVIRDGESAINFFKNLKDKDSRPDLVLLDINLPKKNGIEVLIFLKNNETYKQMPVIMLTTSSSEKDITLSYKNYANCYITKPIEVAEFMEAITKIEEFWFNIVTIPQR, encoded by the coding sequence ATGAAACCAATAAAAATACTTTTGGTAGAAGATAACGAAGGTGATATTGTACTCACATGCGATGCATTGGAAGATTGCAGGATAGTAAATGAGGTAACTGTTATCAGGGACGGGGAATCGGCAATTAATTTTTTTAAAAATCTGAAAGACAAAGATAGCAGGCCTGACCTCGTGTTGCTCGATATCAATCTCCCCAAAAAAAACGGGATAGAAGTATTGATTTTTTTAAAAAATAATGAAACTTACAAACAGATGCCGGTAATAATGCTAACCACATCTTCATCCGAAAAAGATATTACACTTTCGTATAAAAATTACGCGAATTGTTATATAACCAAGCCGATCGAAGTCGCTGAGTTTATGGAGGCGATAACCAAGATAGAAGAATTTTGGTTTAACATTGTTACCATACCGCAGAGATAG
- a CDS encoding hybrid sensor histidine kinase/response regulator — translation MEKKQFNILVIEDNEGDFLLVEEFLYEKFEEVNLNHAKNSRQAIDVLSAKSVPFDVILLDLSLPDRTGISLIYQVISVCADVPVIVLTGYDDFDFGIKSLSLGVSDYLLKDELTSLTLYKSIVYSSERKKITSALEASEKRARNYAKQLNDALEDERLRIAREIHDDLGQQFSGLKMSLSALKRLNGSKSEMEEIIDSMIGDVNTSIHSLRQIANELRPVILDKLGLFAAIEWLVSGFEKKNAIECHIQITDLMITLDKVQEINVFRICQEAFTNISKHSGASEVEVLIEKRYGELVLRIADNGKGIDETNVQKSLSMGLINMQERANFIGATLNIDSTPGTGSNIILTIPLNDNKNINS, via the coding sequence ATGGAAAAAAAGCAATTCAACATATTGGTTATTGAAGACAACGAGGGTGATTTTTTACTCGTAGAAGAGTTCTTATACGAGAAATTTGAAGAAGTAAATCTAAATCATGCAAAAAATTCAAGGCAGGCAATTGATGTTTTATCCGCTAAATCTGTACCTTTCGATGTAATTCTGCTTGATCTTTCCTTGCCCGACAGAACCGGGATCTCCCTTATTTACCAGGTTATTTCCGTTTGTGCTGATGTGCCGGTGATTGTTTTAACAGGTTATGACGATTTTGATTTTGGCATAAAATCTTTATCACTCGGCGTTTCAGACTATCTGTTAAAAGATGAATTAACGTCCTTAACCCTTTATAAAAGCATAGTTTACAGCTCGGAACGGAAAAAAATTACCTCTGCGCTTGAAGCATCCGAAAAAAGGGCCCGCAATTACGCCAAACAGCTAAATGACGCCCTGGAGGATGAACGTTTAAGAATTGCAAGAGAAATACATGATGACCTTGGGCAGCAGTTTTCTGGTTTGAAAATGTCACTCTCAGCTTTGAAAAGATTAAATGGCTCAAAAAGCGAAATGGAGGAGATTATTGACAGTATGATTGGCGATGTTAATACAAGCATTCATTCTTTGCGGCAGATTGCTAATGAGCTGCGCCCCGTTATACTTGATAAACTGGGGTTATTTGCAGCAATTGAATGGCTGGTAAGCGGGTTTGAAAAAAAAAATGCGATAGAATGCCATATTCAAATAACCGACTTAATGATTACGCTTGACAAGGTGCAGGAAATAAATGTTTTTAGAATTTGCCAGGAAGCATTTACAAATATTTCAAAACACTCCGGTGCATCAGAAGTAGAGGTTTTGATAGAAAAACGTTACGGTGAACTAGTACTGCGAATAGCCGACAACGGCAAGGGAATTGATGAAACTAACGTTCAAAAGTCTTTATCAATGGGATTGATCAATATGCAGGAAAGGGCAAACTTCATTGGTGCAACTTTGAATATTGATTCTACGCCGGGTACCGGATCCAACATTATACTTACTATACCATTAAATGATAACAAAAATATTAATAGCTGA
- a CDS encoding response regulator transcription factor, with protein sequence MITKILIADDHTAIRIGVKHICSAEFPFLHFGEAISYAEVFQKLKEADWDILILDIDMPGRNGLDILQQIKAEKIKVPVLMFSFHIEDQIALRALKLGAAGYLSKDAADKELIKAINQIINGRKYVSELLSEKLLSLYEKDSEKESHELLSTREYQTMLLIASGKTVSEIAEILSLSTPTISTYRARILEKMKMKNNAELTTYVISRKLL encoded by the coding sequence ATGATAACAAAAATATTAATAGCTGATGATCATACAGCGATCAGGATAGGGGTAAAACATATTTGTTCCGCTGAATTTCCGTTTTTACATTTTGGGGAAGCGATTAGCTACGCAGAAGTATTTCAAAAGTTAAAAGAAGCCGACTGGGATATTTTAATACTTGATATTGATATGCCGGGAAGAAACGGACTAGACATATTGCAGCAAATAAAGGCCGAAAAAATTAAAGTCCCGGTGCTGATGTTTAGTTTTCACATAGAAGACCAGATTGCCTTAAGAGCCTTAAAATTGGGCGCTGCCGGTTATCTTTCAAAGGACGCAGCTGATAAGGAACTCATTAAAGCCATAAATCAAATCATTAACGGCAGGAAATATGTTTCGGAGCTTCTTTCTGAAAAGTTGCTTTCTTTATATGAAAAAGATTCCGAAAAAGAATCTCATGAACTTTTATCAACCCGGGAATATCAAACCATGTTATTAATCGCTTCAGGAAAAACCGTCAGCGAAATTGCTGAGATTCTTTCGCTAAGCACCCCAACCATCAGCACGTACCGCGCGCGTATTCTTGAAAAAATGAAAATGAAAAATAACGCGGAGCTTACCACTTATGTGATCAGCCGTAAATTACTTTAA
- a CDS encoding PAS domain S-box protein, translating into MKIDKRPYTILVIEDNPGDVTLVEDFLLEHIEYLKLNNARNFKTAKEILSFQNGLIDAVLLDLSLPDKSGVELILDIVALCRKTPVIVLTGNSDFCFGAKSLSLGVSDYLLKDELTSLTLYKSIVYGIERKKATSALEESEKKYSELFHLSPMPMYVVDLETLEFLNVNRAAIRHYGYSRDEFLRMTIRDIRPAEDIPVLEEGLLSTQYEDQLNLKGSFRHKLKNGNIIYVEVQGSTIMHKGRKAKLVLVIDVTEKLRYTKAIEEQNEKLREISWIQSHMVRAPVARILGLIAVLKVIKDNNNEMERVLNYLEISADELDLIIREITDKVALPDDFEFAKIEALAF; encoded by the coding sequence ATGAAAATAGATAAAAGGCCATATACTATTTTAGTTATCGAAGATAATCCTGGCGATGTTACGTTGGTTGAAGATTTCTTATTGGAACATATTGAATACTTAAAGCTCAACAATGCGCGTAATTTTAAAACCGCAAAGGAAATTCTATCATTTCAAAATGGACTGATCGATGCGGTTTTGTTGGACCTATCACTCCCGGATAAGTCAGGTGTCGAGCTAATTTTAGATATTGTAGCACTTTGCCGGAAAACTCCGGTAATTGTATTAACGGGGAATTCCGATTTCTGCTTCGGTGCGAAATCCCTTTCGCTGGGCGTTTCCGATTATTTGTTAAAGGATGAGTTAACCTCATTGACTCTTTATAAAAGCATTGTTTACGGCATAGAAAGAAAAAAAGCAACCAGTGCCCTGGAAGAATCAGAAAAGAAATACAGTGAATTGTTTCATTTAAGCCCGATGCCCATGTATGTGGTTGATTTGGAAACCCTGGAGTTCCTGAATGTTAACAGGGCGGCCATACGGCATTATGGATATAGCCGCGATGAATTTTTAAGAATGACCATACGGGATATCCGGCCTGCTGAAGATATTCCCGTTTTGGAGGAAGGTTTGTTGAGCACGCAATACGAGGATCAATTAAACCTGAAAGGATCTTTCCGCCATAAATTAAAAAATGGCAATATCATCTACGTTGAAGTACAGGGCAGCACTATCATGCATAAAGGCAGAAAAGCCAAACTCGTTTTAGTGATAGATGTTACTGAAAAGCTGAGGTATACTAAAGCCATTGAAGAGCAAAATGAAAAACTACGGGAGATATCATGGATACAATCACATATGGTTAGGGCTCCGGTAGCCCGGATACTGGGGTTGATAGCCGTTTTAAAAGTGATAAAAGATAACAATAATGAAATGGAAAGGGTATTGAATTACCTGGAAATATCGGCTGATGAACTCGACCTGATCATAAGGGAAATTACCGATAAAGTAGCACTTCCTGATGATTTTGAATTTGCGAAAATAGAGGCTTTGGCTTTTTAG
- a CDS encoding MATE family efflux transporter: MTELTATAKLKRFFKLFGEALAGSEQDYTTGSIRRAVLLLAIPMILEMSLESIFAVVDIFFVGKLGDAAVATVGLTESVLSIVYSIAMGLSMAATALVARRVGEKKYEEAAHAGMQVIVFAVVLSVIMSFVGVAFARDILHLMGAKDKMITENIRYTQIMYGGNLVIMLLFLINGIFRGAGDASIAMRSLWISNGCNIILCPLLIYGLGPIPGMGLQGAAIATTIGRGMGVLYQLYRLFIKQGLLTFYLHQLKPQKHLMLQIINIGSSAAVQFLVSSGGWIFLTRLMASFQVAAVAGYQIAIRLLIFFLLPAWGMSNAAATLTGQNLGAGHPERAEKSVWITTGYVTVYMVLVSLFFFLFGTPVVNFINTDPQARHFAIQTLRIVSLSYIFFGVEMVMLNAYNGAGDTRTPTLVYFVGSWLFQIPLAWFLSQYYIKEPKAIFIAIVIAQFVTALLSFYLFKKGKWKTIKV; the protein is encoded by the coding sequence ATGACGGAACTTACGGCTACGGCAAAATTAAAACGCTTTTTTAAGTTATTCGGCGAGGCCCTAGCAGGGAGCGAACAGGATTACACGACGGGCAGCATCCGCAGGGCGGTATTGCTGCTGGCCATTCCTATGATCCTGGAGATGTCACTGGAATCGATTTTTGCGGTCGTTGATATCTTTTTTGTCGGCAAACTGGGAGATGCGGCGGTAGCAACCGTAGGTCTGACCGAATCGGTACTCAGTATTGTGTATTCCATAGCCATGGGTTTAAGCATGGCGGCTACGGCCCTGGTGGCACGGCGCGTTGGCGAGAAAAAATACGAAGAAGCGGCTCATGCCGGTATGCAAGTGATCGTATTTGCAGTCGTATTATCAGTGATCATGTCGTTTGTTGGCGTGGCGTTCGCCAGAGACATTTTGCACCTGATGGGCGCCAAAGATAAAATGATAACTGAAAATATCCGCTATACCCAGATCATGTATGGCGGCAACCTGGTTATTATGTTATTATTTTTAATTAACGGCATATTTCGTGGCGCCGGGGATGCAAGTATCGCTATGCGAAGTCTGTGGATCAGTAATGGCTGCAACATTATATTGTGCCCATTGCTGATTTACGGATTGGGGCCAATCCCGGGCATGGGCCTGCAAGGCGCGGCTATTGCCACTACCATAGGGCGTGGCATGGGCGTTTTGTATCAATTGTACCGGTTATTTATCAAACAGGGTTTGCTGACTTTTTACCTGCATCAGCTAAAGCCTCAAAAGCACCTCATGCTGCAAATTATAAATATTGGCAGTAGCGCCGCCGTACAGTTTTTGGTAAGTTCGGGCGGGTGGATATTTCTGACGCGTTTGATGGCAAGTTTTCAAGTGGCGGCAGTGGCCGGTTACCAGATCGCCATCCGTTTGCTGATATTTTTCCTGCTGCCGGCATGGGGCATGAGCAATGCCGCAGCAACTTTAACCGGTCAAAATTTGGGGGCAGGCCACCCGGAAAGAGCCGAAAAAAGCGTATGGATAACTACCGGCTATGTTACAGTTTACATGGTGCTCGTCAGTTTGTTTTTCTTTCTTTTTGGCACGCCTGTAGTAAACTTTATAAATACCGACCCGCAGGCGCGGCATTTTGCGATACAGACGCTACGAATCGTCAGCTTAAGCTATATCTTCTTCGGCGTCGAGATGGTTATGTTAAATGCCTATAACGGCGCCGGCGATACCCGTACCCCAACCCTGGTCTATTTTGTGGGCTCGTGGCTTTTTCAAATCCCCTTAGCCTGGTTCTTAAGCCAGTACTACATCAAAGAACCAAAAGCTATTTTTATCGCAATTGTAATTGCACAATTTGTAACTGCACTATTAAGTTTTTACCTTTTCAAAAAAGGCAAATGGAAAACGATAAAGGTGTAA
- a CDS encoding DoxX family protein: protein MKKINIIYWISTTLILLLMLWSAIGSFMENPQGAAMMNQLHYLPYVMHFLAIAKILGIIAILTPGFPRLKEWAYAGFTFDLLGATYSMYATGFPVSQWAMMFIFLALLAVSYIFYHKKLVAAGVKDATV from the coding sequence ATGAAAAAAATCAACATCATTTATTGGATTTCAACAACGCTGATCCTACTTTTAATGCTATGGTCGGCGATCGGTAGCTTCATGGAAAATCCACAGGGCGCAGCAATGATGAACCAATTGCATTACCTTCCCTATGTGATGCATTTTCTGGCTATTGCTAAAATCCTGGGAATAATCGCCATACTTACTCCTGGCTTTCCAAGGTTAAAGGAATGGGCGTATGCAGGCTTTACTTTTGATCTGCTTGGCGCTACCTATTCCATGTATGCCACAGGTTTTCCGGTAAGTCAATGGGCGATGATGTTCATATTCCTGGCGCTATTGGCGGTTTCCTATATCTTCTATCATAAAAAATTAGTAGCTGCCGGAGTTAAAGATGCTACGGTATAA